Proteins co-encoded in one Coxiella burnetii genomic window:
- a CDS encoding peroxiredoxin codes for MAVLVGREAPDFTVPAVLANGDIVENFNLAEAIQNKYGLVFFYPLDFTFVCPSELIALDKAIADFQKRRVEVIGVSIDSQFTHNAWRNTPVEKGGIGPVRYPLASDVTHSICRSYGVEHVAGVALRGAFLIDKQGIVRSQIVNDLPLGRSIPELLRLVDALQFTEEHGEVCPANWKKGDPAMQASPDGVAKYLAENADNL; via the coding sequence ATGGCTGTTTTAGTAGGTCGCGAAGCGCCTGATTTTACGGTCCCAGCGGTTTTGGCCAATGGTGATATCGTAGAAAATTTTAATTTAGCAGAGGCTATCCAGAACAAATACGGGTTAGTATTTTTCTATCCTCTTGATTTTACGTTTGTATGCCCGTCGGAGTTGATTGCTCTAGATAAAGCGATTGCGGACTTTCAAAAACGCAGAGTGGAAGTGATTGGTGTTTCGATTGATTCCCAGTTTACCCATAATGCGTGGCGCAATACGCCTGTTGAAAAGGGAGGAATCGGTCCGGTGCGTTATCCATTGGCTTCTGACGTTACCCATAGTATTTGTCGTAGTTACGGGGTTGAACACGTGGCTGGTGTTGCTTTACGCGGCGCATTTTTAATTGATAAACAAGGTATTGTGCGTTCGCAAATCGTGAACGATTTGCCACTTGGACGTAGCATCCCTGAGCTTCTGCGTTTGGTCGATGCGTTACAATTTACAGAGGAGCACGGCGAAGTCTGCCCGGCTAACTGGAAGAAAGGCGATCCCGCTATGCAAGCCTCTCCAGACGGAGTTGCTAAATATTTAGCGGAAAACGCTGACAACTTATAA